One Cellulomonas sp. NS3 genomic region harbors:
- the pflB gene encoding formate C-acetyltransferase, whose translation MTTTAVPGPSTIDGPENETGPWQGFVTGPWTDGVDVRDFIQRNYTPYTGDASFLAGPTARTTGIWARLSEMFPAERERGVHDIDNTTPGSITSHPAGYIDRDNELVVGLQTDAPLKRAMIPNGGWRMVETSLTTYGFEIPQDIKRIFTEYRKTHNAGVFDVYPPNVRAARSSHIITGLPDAYGRGRIIGDYRRVALYGVDGLVAAKRIERHELDMERSSEDVIRDREENAEQIRALEELKIMAASYGYDISRPAATAREAVQWLYFAYLGAVKEQNGAAMSLGRTSTFLDVYLQRDLEAGRLTEPEAQELVDDLVIKLRIVRFLRTPEYDALFSGDPTWVTESIGGIGEDGRPLVTKNSFRFLQTLYNLGPAPEPNLTVLWSNRLPAGFKAFCAQVSIDTSAIQYVSDELIRGAWGDDAAIACCVSAMRVGKQMQFFGARVNLAKSLLYAINGGRDEVSGTQVAPVTAPVDGDVLDYDDVRARFDALLDWLAETYVDALNCVHYMHDKYAYERLEMALHDRSILRTMACGIAGLSVVADSLSAIRYATVRPVRDETGLVVDYVTEGDFPTYGNDDDRADDIAVEIVRDFMDKIRAQKTYRDSLHTQSVLTITSNVVYGKATGNTPDGRRQGEPFAPGANPMNGRDSHGMLASALSVAKLPYSEAMDGISLTSTVVPSGLGRTKDEQVANLVGLLDGYTVSAGFHVNINVLNRDTLEDAMEHPEKYPQLTIRVSGYAVNFVRLTREQQLDVLSRTFHGGL comes from the coding sequence ATGACCACCACCGCCGTACCAGGACCCTCCACCATCGACGGACCGGAGAACGAGACCGGCCCCTGGCAGGGCTTCGTCACCGGCCCCTGGACGGACGGCGTCGACGTCCGCGACTTCATCCAGCGCAACTACACCCCGTACACGGGCGACGCGTCGTTCCTCGCCGGACCGACCGCGCGCACCACCGGGATCTGGGCACGCCTGAGCGAGATGTTCCCCGCCGAGCGCGAGCGCGGCGTCCACGACATCGACAACACGACGCCCGGCTCGATCACCTCGCACCCGGCCGGCTACATCGACCGGGACAACGAGCTCGTCGTCGGCCTGCAGACGGACGCCCCGCTCAAGCGCGCGATGATCCCCAACGGCGGCTGGCGCATGGTCGAGACGTCGCTGACGACGTACGGCTTCGAGATCCCGCAGGACATCAAGCGGATCTTCACCGAGTACCGCAAGACGCACAACGCCGGCGTCTTCGACGTGTACCCGCCGAACGTGCGAGCGGCGCGCTCGAGCCACATCATCACGGGCCTGCCCGACGCGTACGGCCGCGGCCGCATCATCGGCGACTACCGCCGCGTCGCGCTGTACGGGGTCGACGGCCTCGTCGCCGCGAAGAGGATCGAGCGCCACGAGCTCGACATGGAGCGCTCGTCCGAGGACGTCATCCGCGACCGCGAGGAGAACGCGGAGCAGATCCGCGCGCTCGAGGAGCTCAAGATCATGGCCGCCTCGTACGGCTACGACATCTCCCGCCCCGCCGCGACCGCCCGCGAGGCCGTGCAGTGGCTCTACTTCGCCTACCTCGGCGCGGTCAAGGAGCAGAACGGTGCCGCGATGTCGCTGGGCCGCACCTCGACGTTCCTCGACGTGTACCTGCAGCGCGACCTCGAGGCCGGCCGCCTCACCGAGCCGGAGGCCCAGGAGCTCGTCGACGACCTCGTCATCAAGCTCCGCATCGTGCGGTTCCTGCGCACCCCGGAGTACGACGCGCTGTTCTCGGGCGACCCGACGTGGGTCACCGAGTCGATCGGCGGCATCGGCGAGGACGGTCGCCCGCTCGTCACCAAGAACTCGTTCCGGTTCCTCCAGACGCTCTACAACCTGGGCCCCGCGCCGGAGCCGAACCTCACGGTCCTGTGGAGCAACCGCCTCCCGGCCGGGTTCAAGGCGTTCTGCGCGCAGGTCTCGATCGACACCTCGGCGATCCAGTACGTGTCCGACGAGCTCATCCGCGGCGCGTGGGGCGACGACGCCGCGATCGCCTGCTGCGTCTCCGCGATGCGGGTCGGCAAGCAGATGCAGTTCTTCGGCGCCCGGGTGAACCTCGCGAAGTCGCTGCTCTACGCGATCAACGGCGGGCGCGACGAGGTCAGCGGCACGCAGGTCGCCCCGGTCACCGCGCCGGTCGACGGCGACGTGCTCGACTACGACGACGTCCGGGCGCGCTTCGACGCGCTGCTCGACTGGCTCGCCGAGACCTACGTCGACGCGCTCAACTGCGTGCACTACATGCACGACAAGTACGCCTACGAGCGCCTCGAGATGGCCCTGCACGACCGGTCGATCCTGCGGACCATGGCGTGCGGCATCGCGGGCCTGTCGGTCGTGGCCGACTCGCTGTCGGCCATCAGGTACGCGACGGTGCGCCCGGTGCGCGACGAGACGGGCCTGGTCGTCGACTACGTCACCGAGGGTGACTTCCCGACGTACGGCAACGACGACGACCGTGCCGACGACATCGCGGTCGAGATCGTGCGCGACTTCATGGACAAGATCCGGGCGCAGAAGACCTACCGGGACTCGCTGCACACGCAGTCGGTCCTGACGATTACGTCGAACGTCGTCTACGGCAAGGCCACCGGCAACACCCCCGACGGCCGCCGCCAGGGCGAGCCGTTCGCGCCGGGCGCCAACCCGATGAACGGGCGGGACTCGCACGGGATGCTCGCCTCGGCGCTCTCGGTCGCGAAGCTGCCCTACTCCGAGGCGATGGACGGCATCTCGCTGACCTCGACGGTCGTGCCCTCGGGCCTCGGCCGGACCAAGGACGAGCAGGTCGCGAACCTGGTCGGCCTGCTCGACGGGTACACGGTCTCGGCCGGGTTCCACGTCAACATCAACGTCCTCAACCGCGACACGCTCGAGGACGCCATGGAGCACCCGGAGAAGTACCCGCAGCTGACCATCCGGGTCTCCGGCTACGCCGTCAACTTCGTCCGTCTGACCCGGGAGCAGCAGCTCGACGTGCTCTCGCGGACGTTCCACGGCGGACTCTGA
- the pflA gene encoding pyruvate formate-lyase-activating protein, whose protein sequence is MNATAAQREADEVGAPVVELGVPLVGGSNHRSTAGTAGLDVSEADRAERFAQMRAGELGSLHSWELVTAVDGPGTRLTTFLSGCPLRCLYCHNPDTMEMRRGEPITADELLGRIRRYRPIFEVTGGGLTISGGEPLMQPAFVARVLRGAKELGIRTAIDTSGYLGAHCTDAMLDDLDLVLLDVKSGDEETYQRVTGRELAPTLDFGRRLAARGTEIWVRFVLVPGLTDDPANVERVAAYVASLATVTRVEVLPFHQMGRDKWDALGMRYELDETPAPSAELVARVREQFRAHGLTTY, encoded by the coding sequence ATGAACGCGACAGCCGCACAGCGTGAGGCCGACGAGGTCGGCGCCCCGGTCGTCGAGCTCGGCGTGCCCCTCGTGGGCGGGTCGAACCACCGGTCGACGGCCGGCACCGCGGGGCTCGACGTCAGCGAGGCCGACCGGGCCGAGCGCTTCGCGCAGATGCGCGCCGGGGAGCTCGGCTCCCTGCACTCGTGGGAGCTCGTGACGGCCGTCGACGGCCCGGGGACGCGGTTGACCACGTTCCTGTCGGGCTGCCCGCTGCGGTGCCTCTACTGCCACAACCCCGACACGATGGAGATGCGCCGCGGCGAGCCGATCACCGCGGACGAGCTCCTGGGCCGGATCCGCCGCTACCGCCCGATCTTCGAGGTCACCGGTGGCGGGCTCACGATCTCCGGCGGCGAGCCGCTCATGCAGCCGGCGTTCGTCGCCCGCGTCCTGCGCGGCGCGAAGGAGCTCGGCATCCGCACCGCGATCGACACCTCCGGCTACCTCGGGGCGCACTGCACCGACGCGATGCTCGACGACCTCGACCTCGTGCTGCTCGACGTGAAGTCGGGCGACGAGGAGACGTACCAGCGGGTCACGGGCCGCGAGCTCGCCCCGACGCTCGACTTCGGCCGACGCCTGGCCGCCCGCGGCACCGAGATCTGGGTGCGCTTCGTGCTCGTCCCGGGCCTGACGGACGACCCGGCGAACGTCGAGAGGGTCGCCGCGTACGTCGCGAGCCTCGCGACCGTCACCCGGGTCGAGGTCCTGCCCTTCCACCAGATGGGCCGCGACAAGTGGGACGCCCTCGGGATGCGCTACGAGCTCGACGAGACCCCGGCGCCGTCCGCCGAGCTCGTCGCCCGCGTGCGCGAGCAGTTCCGCGCCCACGGCCTCACGACGTACTGA
- a CDS encoding YqeB family protein, whose protein sequence is MTLDGTQHSRSTTVGGFDRTGGLWVLAVLGGGGLGLGALLPAVAGWLRDAPWVPFEGPLRLLSSFDASWLTWGRPAIGLAVGLAVAAWVVSATPVLEVDPQEVQVRRHGQVERVIARATVAGVHRRGSKLVLESEHGRTLFADDVEGDRDAVRRAFVEHGYPWEGPRG, encoded by the coding sequence GTGACTCTCGACGGGACGCAGCACAGCCGCTCGACGACCGTCGGCGGCTTCGACCGCACAGGTGGCCTGTGGGTGCTCGCGGTGCTCGGGGGTGGCGGCCTCGGGCTCGGCGCGCTGCTCCCTGCCGTCGCCGGCTGGCTGAGGGACGCGCCGTGGGTGCCCTTCGAGGGCCCTCTCCGGCTCCTGTCGTCGTTCGACGCGTCGTGGCTGACGTGGGGACGCCCGGCGATCGGGCTCGCGGTCGGCCTCGCCGTGGCGGCGTGGGTCGTCTCGGCCACGCCCGTCCTCGAGGTCGACCCGCAGGAGGTGCAGGTCCGGCGCCACGGACAGGTCGAGCGGGTCATCGCACGCGCCACGGTGGCGGGCGTCCACCGGCGGGGCTCGAAGCTCGTGCTCGAGAGCGAGCACGGGCGCACGCTGTTCGCCGACGACGTCGAGGGCGACCGGGACGCGGTGCGTCGGGCGTTCGTCGAGCACGGGTACCCGTGGGAGGGTCCGCGAGGATGA
- a CDS encoding TIGR03086 family metal-binding protein has protein sequence MSHTDLLPRAAEPLLRLVPTLPADRLDAPTPCSAWDVRALVDHLLLWAPALEASGRKAPAPAASETVADLPPGGWADELVARVRRAVDAWSRPDAWEGDTALDGYALPARVVGGMLVGELVVHGWDLARATGHRVGWDDDVLTYLHGEVAYSARTGREMGVYGPERVVPVSASVLDRTLALTGRDPAWSPAAVGTS, from the coding sequence ATGTCGCACACCGATCTCCTCCCCCGCGCCGCGGAGCCGCTGCTGCGGCTCGTCCCGACCCTCCCGGCCGACCGGCTGGACGCTCCGACGCCGTGCAGCGCGTGGGACGTGCGCGCCCTCGTCGACCACCTGCTGCTCTGGGCGCCGGCCCTGGAGGCGTCCGGGCGCAAGGCGCCCGCGCCGGCCGCCTCCGAGACCGTCGCCGACCTGCCGCCGGGCGGCTGGGCGGACGAGCTCGTCGCGCGCGTCCGCCGGGCCGTCGACGCGTGGAGCCGCCCGGACGCGTGGGAGGGCGACACCGCCCTCGACGGCTACGCGCTCCCGGCCCGCGTCGTGGGCGGGATGCTCGTGGGTGAGCTCGTCGTGCACGGGTGGGACCTCGCGCGCGCGACGGGTCACCGGGTGGGCTGGGACGACGACGTGCTGACGTACCTGCACGGCGAGGTGGCCTACAGCGCGCGGACCGGGCGTGAGATGGGCGTGTACGGCCCCGAGCGGGTCGTCCCGGTGTCGGCCTCGGTCCTCGACCGCACGCTCGCGCTCACCGGGCGCGACCCGGCGTGGTCCCCCGCGGCGGTCGGGACGTCGTGA
- a CDS encoding AraC family transcriptional regulator yields the protein MTRDAREVGGAWRTHQRHELPPVPADLAPWVERFWSVTWDYAEPYRQLVVPTPNVHLTFRDGRATVTGVPTTHQHRVLEGRGSVLGVAFRPGWFRPLLGRAVSTLTDTTVDAADVLRCDVPDVTDPAALAELLRSVLPPPDPRSALAADAVAAVATDPGLVTVRDLAAHLSLSTRHLQRLFAEHVGAGPKWVIRLHRLREVTVRLDAGAEVRWAALAGELGYADQAHLTRDFRAMFGESPTRYAQRY from the coding sequence GTGACCAGGGACGCGCGCGAGGTCGGCGGTGCGTGGCGGACTCACCAGCGGCACGAGCTCCCGCCGGTGCCCGCGGACCTCGCGCCGTGGGTCGAGCGCTTCTGGTCCGTCACCTGGGACTACGCGGAGCCGTACCGCCAGCTCGTCGTCCCGACGCCGAACGTGCACCTGACGTTCCGGGACGGGCGGGCGACCGTCACGGGCGTCCCCACGACCCATCAGCACCGGGTCCTCGAGGGGCGGGGCTCGGTGCTCGGCGTGGCGTTCCGGCCCGGCTGGTTCCGGCCGCTGCTCGGGCGCGCGGTCTCGACCCTCACGGACACCACGGTCGACGCGGCCGACGTCCTGCGGTGCGACGTCCCGGACGTCACGGACCCCGCCGCCCTCGCGGAGCTCCTCCGCTCGGTCCTCCCGCCCCCGGACCCGCGCTCGGCCCTCGCCGCCGACGCGGTGGCGGCCGTCGCGACCGACCCCGGCCTGGTGACGGTCCGCGACCTCGCCGCGCACCTGTCGCTGAGCACGCGGCACCTGCAGCGCCTGTTCGCCGAGCACGTCGGTGCCGGCCCCAAATGGGTCATCCGGCTCCATCGGCTCCGCGAGGTCACCGTGCGTCTCGATGCCGGCGCGGAGGTCCGGTGGGCCGCGCTCGCGGGCGAGCTCGGGTACGCGGACCAGGCGCACCTCACCCGGGACTTCCGGGCGATGTTCGGCGAGAGCCCGACGCGGTACGCGCAGCGCTACTGA
- a CDS encoding MerR family transcriptional regulator — protein sequence MTNRHTIGEVAEKTGVTTHTLRYYERIGLLAPVARSAGGRRAYDDGDVGWVQLLTLLRATGMGIRDMLAFAELTRAGEHTIPDRIEVLQRHRDVLDALLRRHTEHLQLIDNKLTYYRGVVDAAATEDAHA from the coding sequence ATGACGAACCGTCACACCATCGGCGAGGTCGCCGAGAAGACCGGGGTCACGACGCACACCCTGCGCTACTACGAGCGCATCGGCCTGCTCGCACCCGTCGCCCGCTCGGCGGGGGGCAGGCGCGCCTACGACGACGGGGACGTCGGCTGGGTCCAGCTCCTGACCCTGCTGCGCGCCACCGGCATGGGGATCCGCGACATGCTCGCGTTCGCCGAGCTGACCCGCGCCGGCGAGCACACCATCCCCGACCGCATCGAGGTGCTCCAGCGGCACCGCGACGTGCTCGACGCGCTCCTGCGCCGCCACACCGAGCACCTGCAGCTCATCGACAACAAGCTCACCTACTACCGCGGCGTCGTCGACGCCGCTGCCACGGAGGACGCACACGCATGA
- a CDS encoding aldo/keto reductase: MRALEIGRTGEKVSELALGAMLFGTTTDEPTAHRMLDHFLGAGGTHVDTANCYSWWSGPQYTGDESEEVLGRWFARTGRRDDVFLATKGSARIRDLDGVWRDGSDEPDSALAQSRYEGAGAQTLRDALEGSLRRLQTDHVDLYYVHVDDRSTPLEETLEVLHSFVVEGKVRHLGWSNVRAWRLERVRATAAANGWTVPVALQQQHTYLHRTAGLDHGSIVDDEQLDYLRANDDVTLFAYTPTLRGSYDDDAKWATNWQHRFFDAPANEARRALVHELAAEVGCTPNQLVLAWILAQRAPRMSAITGVRTWEQYEQNIRAAEVELPAEVLARLDAQP; the protein is encoded by the coding sequence ATGAGAGCCCTGGAGATCGGCCGCACCGGCGAGAAGGTCAGCGAGCTCGCGCTCGGCGCGATGCTGTTCGGCACCACGACCGACGAGCCCACCGCGCACCGCATGCTCGACCACTTCCTGGGCGCGGGCGGCACGCACGTCGACACCGCGAACTGCTACTCGTGGTGGAGCGGCCCGCAGTACACCGGCGACGAGAGCGAGGAGGTGCTCGGGCGGTGGTTCGCCCGCACGGGACGGCGCGACGACGTCTTCCTCGCGACCAAGGGCAGCGCCCGGATCCGCGACCTCGACGGCGTGTGGCGCGACGGGAGCGACGAGCCCGACAGCGCGCTCGCGCAGTCCCGCTACGAGGGTGCCGGCGCGCAGACGCTGCGGGACGCGCTCGAGGGCAGCCTGCGCCGCCTGCAGACCGACCACGTCGACCTGTACTACGTGCACGTCGACGACCGGTCGACCCCGCTCGAGGAGACGCTCGAGGTCCTGCACTCGTTCGTCGTCGAGGGCAAGGTCCGGCACCTCGGCTGGTCCAACGTCCGCGCCTGGCGCCTCGAGCGGGTCCGGGCCACGGCGGCCGCGAACGGCTGGACGGTCCCGGTCGCGCTCCAGCAGCAGCACACCTACCTGCACCGGACCGCGGGCCTCGACCACGGGTCGATCGTCGACGACGAGCAGCTCGACTACCTGCGCGCGAACGACGACGTGACGCTGTTCGCGTACACCCCGACGCTGCGCGGCTCGTACGACGACGACGCGAAGTGGGCGACGAACTGGCAGCACCGGTTCTTCGACGCGCCGGCGAACGAGGCCCGTCGGGCGCTCGTGCACGAGCTCGCCGCGGAGGTCGGCTGCACGCCGAACCAGCTCGTGCTCGCGTGGATCCTCGCGCAGCGCGCGCCGCGGATGTCGGCGATCACGGGGGTGCGGACCTGGGAGCAGTACGAGCAGAACATCCGCGCCGCCGAGGTCGAGCTCCCGGCCGAGGTGCTGGCGCGGCTGGACGCCCAGCCCTGA
- a CDS encoding 3-hydroxyacyl-CoA dehydrogenase NAD-binding domain-containing protein: MSTPTTENAPRPERVTHALVRDVTLPRGAGTLALVTLDNGFDHTKPTTLGPGGLAELQAALRTQQARAAAGEIVAVAVTGKPYYLAAGADLTLVSSLSDPADARMIAELGHATYRLLGEMGVPTFAYVNGAALGGGLEVALACAYRTVASDVTALALPEVFLGLVPGWGGCYHLPHLVGVRRALELILTRPLANNRMTKAAEALELGVADALFAAADFLEQSLAWTADVLAGRVVPERREIESQEEWDAVVAGARAQLDARLHGAKQSPYRALDLVAAARTADRDQAFTAEDDALAELIMSDELRAGLYAFDLTTRRARKPEGAPAPELARPVRSVGIVGAGLMAGQLAVLVARRLRVPVVMREVSDERVEAGLAGIRRLVEGQAAKGRITADEANRVLASISVSTDLSTLAGADLVIEAVTEVMSLKQRVFAELEDIVADDAVLATNTSALSVTEMSAHLRHPERVVGIHFFNPVAQMPLIEVVRTGASTDQPVATAFALAQGLGKTAVGVADRPGFVVNRLLLRMLAEVAGAVEGGTPVQVADVALRPLGLPMGPFALIQLVGLPVALHVLESLHADLGDRYPLSPGLSRLAEAGRRVVPEPDGRGSEHAVDPAIQDAFPAVGAEGALDEQGVRDAVLAGLAQEIGLMLDEGVVATPEQIDLCMVLGAGWPFHLGGITPYLDRTGWSERAAGRRFLPPGRADVPAQVASSV, from the coding sequence ATGAGCACCCCCACGACCGAGAACGCCCCCCGTCCCGAGCGCGTGACGCACGCGCTCGTGCGCGACGTGACGCTCCCCCGCGGCGCCGGCACGCTCGCGCTCGTCACGCTGGACAACGGCTTCGACCACACCAAGCCGACGACGCTCGGCCCGGGCGGGCTGGCCGAGCTCCAGGCCGCGCTGCGCACGCAGCAGGCGCGGGCCGCGGCGGGCGAGATCGTCGCGGTGGCCGTGACCGGCAAGCCGTACTACCTCGCCGCCGGGGCCGACCTCACGCTGGTCTCGTCCCTGAGTGACCCCGCCGACGCCCGGATGATCGCCGAGCTCGGCCACGCGACGTACCGGCTGCTCGGTGAGATGGGCGTCCCGACGTTCGCCTACGTCAACGGCGCGGCGCTCGGCGGCGGGCTCGAGGTCGCGCTCGCGTGCGCCTACCGGACCGTCGCGTCCGACGTGACCGCGCTCGCGCTGCCCGAGGTCTTCCTGGGGCTCGTGCCCGGCTGGGGCGGCTGCTACCACCTGCCGCACCTCGTCGGGGTCCGGCGCGCGCTCGAGCTGATCCTCACGCGCCCGCTCGCGAACAACCGCATGACGAAGGCGGCCGAGGCGCTCGAGCTGGGCGTCGCCGACGCGCTGTTCGCGGCTGCCGACTTCCTCGAGCAGTCGCTCGCGTGGACCGCCGACGTGCTCGCGGGGCGGGTCGTGCCCGAGCGGCGCGAGATCGAGAGCCAGGAGGAGTGGGACGCGGTCGTCGCCGGTGCCCGGGCCCAGCTCGACGCGCGTCTGCACGGCGCGAAGCAGTCCCCGTACCGCGCGCTCGACCTGGTGGCGGCGGCCCGCACCGCGGACCGGGACCAGGCGTTCACGGCCGAGGACGACGCGCTCGCCGAGCTCATCATGTCCGACGAGCTGCGCGCCGGCCTGTACGCGTTCGACCTCACGACCCGGCGCGCCCGCAAGCCCGAGGGTGCCCCGGCGCCCGAGCTCGCGCGGCCCGTGCGGTCGGTCGGCATCGTCGGCGCCGGGCTCATGGCCGGGCAGCTCGCGGTGCTCGTCGCCCGGCGCCTACGCGTCCCCGTGGTCATGCGGGAGGTGTCCGACGAGCGCGTCGAGGCCGGGCTCGCGGGGATCCGCCGGCTCGTCGAGGGTCAGGCCGCCAAGGGCCGCATCACGGCCGACGAGGCCAACCGGGTGCTCGCGTCGATCTCGGTGAGCACCGACCTGTCGACGCTCGCCGGCGCCGACCTCGTGATCGAGGCCGTGACCGAGGTGATGAGCCTCAAGCAGCGCGTGTTCGCCGAGCTCGAGGACATCGTCGCCGACGACGCGGTGCTCGCGACGAACACCTCGGCGCTGTCGGTGACCGAGATGTCGGCGCACCTGCGCCACCCCGAGCGGGTCGTGGGGATCCACTTCTTCAACCCCGTCGCGCAGATGCCGCTCATCGAGGTCGTCCGCACGGGCGCCTCGACCGACCAGCCGGTCGCGACGGCGTTCGCGCTGGCCCAGGGCCTCGGCAAGACCGCGGTGGGCGTCGCCGACCGCCCGGGCTTCGTGGTCAACCGGCTCCTGCTGCGGATGCTCGCGGAGGTCGCCGGGGCCGTCGAGGGCGGGACGCCGGTGCAGGTCGCCGACGTCGCCCTGCGCCCGCTCGGGCTGCCGATGGGGCCGTTCGCGCTCATCCAGCTCGTCGGGCTGCCGGTCGCGCTGCACGTGCTCGAGTCCCTGCACGCCGACCTCGGCGACCGCTACCCGCTGTCCCCCGGGCTCTCGCGGCTCGCCGAGGCGGGGCGTCGCGTGGTGCCCGAGCCCGACGGCCGGGGCAGCGAGCACGCGGTCGACCCGGCGATCCAGGACGCGTTCCCGGCGGTCGGCGCCGAGGGTGCGCTCGACGAGCAGGGCGTGCGCGACGCGGTGCTCGCGGGCCTCGCGCAGGAGATCGGGCTCATGCTCGACGAGGGCGTCGTGGCGACGCCCGAGCAGATCGACCTCTGCATGGTCCTCGGCGCGGGCTGGCCGTTCCACCTCGGCGGGATCACGCCGTACCTCGACCGCACGGGCTGGTCCGAGCGTGCGGCGGGCCGCCGGTTCCTGCCGCCGGGTCGCGCGGACGTGCCGGCGCAGGTGGCGTCCTCGGTCTGA
- a CDS encoding thiolase family protein, with the protein MPRASARSVRPVVFVEGVRTPFGRARPDGLYAHTRADDLAVKTVREILRRHPELPPERIDEVAVAATTQTGDQGLTLGRTVGVLSGLPETVPGYAIDRMCAGAMTAVTTVASGIGVGGLDVALAGGVEHMGRHPMGFDADPNPRFVAERLVAADALNMGNTAENLHDRFPELTRERADAYGVASQEKYAAALAAGKIDPDLVYVATRDPERGWGLATADEPPRPGTRLEDVRDLKTPFRAGGRVTAATSAPLTDGAASCLLAAEDTAEELGLAARMRMVSFAYAGVDPAVMGIGPVPATQRALARAGLSIDDIGLFEVNEAFAVQVLAFLDAFGIADDDPRVNPYGGAIAVGHPLASSGVRLMTQLARQFAEQPDVRYGLTTMCVGLGQGGTVIWENPHHPDYDGVRPAAATTSGSAR; encoded by the coding sequence ATGCCGCGCGCATCCGCCCGGTCCGTCCGTCCCGTCGTCTTCGTCGAGGGTGTGCGCACGCCGTTCGGCCGTGCCCGCCCCGACGGCCTGTACGCGCACACCCGCGCCGACGACCTCGCCGTCAAGACGGTCCGGGAGATCCTGCGGCGCCACCCGGAGCTCCCGCCCGAGCGCATCGACGAGGTCGCCGTGGCGGCCACGACGCAGACGGGCGACCAGGGGCTGACGCTCGGCCGCACGGTCGGCGTGCTGTCCGGGCTCCCCGAGACGGTCCCCGGCTACGCGATCGACCGCATGTGCGCGGGCGCCATGACCGCGGTCACGACCGTCGCGTCGGGCATCGGCGTCGGAGGACTCGACGTCGCGCTCGCCGGGGGCGTCGAGCACATGGGCCGGCACCCGATGGGCTTCGACGCCGACCCCAACCCCCGGTTCGTCGCCGAGCGGCTCGTCGCCGCCGACGCCCTCAACATGGGCAACACCGCCGAGAACCTGCACGACCGCTTCCCCGAGCTCACGCGCGAGCGTGCCGACGCGTACGGCGTCGCGAGCCAGGAGAAGTACGCCGCCGCGCTGGCCGCGGGCAAGATCGACCCCGACCTCGTCTACGTCGCAACGCGCGACCCCGAGCGCGGCTGGGGGCTGGCGACCGCCGACGAGCCGCCCCGTCCCGGGACCCGGCTCGAGGACGTCCGCGACCTCAAGACCCCGTTCCGCGCCGGCGGCCGGGTCACCGCGGCGACGTCCGCACCGCTGACCGACGGCGCCGCCTCGTGCCTGCTGGCGGCGGAGGACACCGCCGAGGAGCTCGGGCTCGCCGCCCGCATGCGCATGGTCTCGTTCGCCTACGCGGGGGTCGACCCGGCCGTCATGGGCATCGGCCCGGTCCCCGCGACGCAGCGCGCGCTCGCCCGGGCCGGCCTGTCCATCGACGACATTGGGCTGTTCGAGGTCAACGAGGCATTCGCGGTCCAGGTGCTGGCGTTCCTCGACGCGTTCGGGATCGCCGACGACGACCCGCGCGTCAACCCGTACGGCGGAGCGATCGCCGTCGGCCACCCCCTCGCGTCGTCGGGCGTGCGCCTCATGACGCAGCTCGCCCGCCAGTTCGCGGAGCAGCCCGACGTCCGCTACGGCCTGACCACGATGTGCGTCGGCCTCGGCCAGGGCGGCACCGTGATCTGGGAGAACCCGCACCACCCCGACTACGACGGCGTGCGCCCCGCCGCCGCGACGACCTCCGGGAGCGCCCGATGA